Proteins from one Impatiens glandulifera chromosome 2, dImpGla2.1, whole genome shotgun sequence genomic window:
- the LOC124926217 gene encoding ankyrin repeat domain-containing protein 2B-like isoform X2, whose translation MTLHIGEKNESSSVSADGQHSKLVSSSAETQSGPRRPSPAAAAAANPFDFSAMAGLLSDPSIRELAEQIAKDPSFNLMSEQLQKTFQGGSVEDGGSQFDSQQYYSTVQQVMQNPQFMTMAERLGNSLMQDPSMCRVFANLSNPNHKHQLEEQMARMKEDPSMKPILDEIEKGGPVAVMRYWNDKDILKKLGEGLGVAVSGETGTSSYAKARGHEDESIVHHTASVGDLEGLKKALASGANKNEVDSEGRTALHFACGYGEVKCAKVLLEAGAVVDALDKNKNSALHYASGYGKKDCVVLLLKNGAAVTLQNMDGKTPLDVANLNNQTEVLTLLEKDSP comes from the exons ATGACATTACATATTGGAGAAAAAA ATGAAAGCAGCAGTGTATCAGCAGATGGTCAACATAGCAAACTTGTATCATCCTCCGCAGAGACACAATCAGGACCAAGAAGGCCATCACCTgcagctgctgctgctgcaaATCCTTTTGATTTCTCAGCTATGGCTGGTCTGCTCAGT GACCCAAGCATTAGGGAATTGGCTGAACAGATAGCAAAAGATCCTTCATTTAATCTTATGTCTGAGCAGCTGCAGAAGACGTTTCAGGGTGGATCGGTTGAAGATGGAGGTTCACAATTTGATTCTCAACAATACTACTCCACCGTGCAACAAGTTATGCAGAATCCTCAGTTCATGACTATGGCAGAGCGTCTTGGTAATTCGTTAATGCAG GACCCTTCTATGTGTAGAGTGTTTGCAAACTTATCCAATCCAAATCATAAACATCAGCTTGAAGAGCAAATGGCTCGTATGAAAGAAGATCCAAGCATGAAACCAATTTTGGATGAGATAGAGAAAGGAGGTCCTGTTGCAGTAATGAG GTACTGGAATGACAAAGACATTCTTAAGAAGCTAGGTGAAGGACTAGGTGTAGCAGTTTCAGGAGAGACTGGAACCTCCTCCTATGCTAAAGCACGAGGACACGAGGATGAATCAATTGTTCATCACACTGCTAGCGTTGGTGATCTGGAG GGATTGAAGAAGGCTTTGGCCTCGGGGGCGAACAAGAATGAAGTAGATTCTGAGGGAAGAACAGCATTGCATTTTGCATGTGGATATGGCGAG gtgaaatgtgccaaagTTCTTCTAGAAGCTGGAGCAGTTGTGGATGCTTTAGATAAGAACAAGAACAGCGCCCTTCATTATGCATCTGGTTACGGGAAGAAAGACTGCGTTGTTCTTCTTCTGAAAAATGGTGCTGCAGT CACACTTCAAAATATGGATGGGAAAACGCCACTAGATGTGGCGAATCTGAATAACCAGACAGAGGTATTGACTCTGCTGGAAAAGGACTCCCCCTAA
- the LOC124925419 gene encoding 3-oxoacyl-[acyl-carrier-protein] synthase II, chloroplastic-like isoform X1 — MATASSVMCTWFVAACMSISTENDYNAFSNHSTMLHFSPSKRFNRWARKRRALSNFCISGSEFPKGLISSLCRSNIRGLMTSCLPFEPCDQYNNSKGIWGDRGFVGWSLFGFCDPVSRRKRRMHRAARSEGFMAVAVEPTMDSSNKKKQRRVVVTGMGVETPLGSDPDVFYSNLLEGVSGISEIESFDCSQFPTRIAGEIKSFSTEGWVAPKLSRRMDKFMLYILTAGKKALEDGLLTKDAMDQIDKTRCGVLIGSAMGGMKVFNDGVEALRVSYRKMNPFCVPFATTNMGSAMLAIDLGWMGPNYSISTACATSNFCIVNAANHIIKGEVDMMLCGGSDAAIIPIGLGGFLACRALSQRNNDPTKASRPWDTSRDGFVMGEGCGVLLLEELEHAKKRGAKIYAEFLGGSFTCDAHHVTEPHPEGTGVVSCIEKALAQSGVSREDVNYINAHATSTQAGDLKEYQALIRCFKHNPELKVNSTKSMIGHLLGAAGAVEAVAVVQAIRRGWVHPNVNLENPDECMDMNVLVGSKKEKLEIRVALSNSFGFGGQNSSILFAPYKH; from the exons ATGGCGACTGCTTCCTCTGTTATGTGCACATGGTTCGTCGCTGCTTGCATGTCCATTTCTACTGAGAATGACTACAACGCCTTTTCAAATCATTCCACGATGCTTCACTTTTCTCCATCTAAACGTTTCAACAGATGGGCTCGAAAGAGGAGGGCTTTATCCAACTTTTGCATTAGCGGCTCTGAATTCCCCAAAGGACTAATTTCTTCACTATGCAGATCGAATATTCGGGGTTTGATGACCTCTTGTTTGCCATTTGAACCATGTGATCAATATAACAACTCCAAAGGCATCTGGGGAGACCGTGGATTCGTTGGGTGGTCTCTTTTTGGATTTTGCGATCCTGTCAGTCGCAGGAAAAGGAGGATGCATCGAGCTGCTCGTTCGG AAGGGTTTATGGCAGTAGCTGTTGAACCTACAATGGACAGCTCGAATAAAAAGAAGCAAAGACGAGTAGTTGTGACAGGGATGGGCGTGGAGACTCCACTTGGGAGTGATCCAGATGTTTTCTATAGTAATCTGCTTGAAGGGGTCAGCGGGATTAGTGAGATTGAGTCTTTTGATTGTTCCCAATTTCCTACG AGAATTGCTGGAGAAATAAAGTCATTCTCAACAGAAGGATGGGTTGCTCCAAAACTATCAAGAAGAATGGATAAATTTATGCTTTATATTCTTACAGCAGGAAAGAAAGCATTAGAAGATGGTCTACTTACTAAAGATGCAATGGATCAGATAGATAAAACCAGATGCGGGGTTTTGATTGGCTCGGCCATGGGAGGCATGAAG GTTTTCAATGATGGTGTAGAAGCTTTAAGAGTATCTTACAGAAAGATGAATCCTTTTTGTGTACCTTTTGCTACAACCAACATGGGATCTGCTATGCTTGCCATTGATCTG GGTTGGATGGGTCCAAACTATTCGATATCCACAGCTTGTGCCACGAGCAATTTCTGTATTGTAAATGCTGCAAACCATATCATCAAAGGGGAAGTT GATATGATGCTATGTGGTGGTTCTGATGCTGCAATTATACCTATTG GATTGGGAGGTTTTCTGGCATGTAGAGCACTTTCTCAAAGGAACAATGACCCGACAAAAGCTTCACGCCCTTGGGACACT AGCCGTGATGGATTTGTCATGGGAGAAGGTTGTGGGGTTCTACTGTTGGAAGAGCTGGAGCATGCCAAG AAAAGAGGTGCAAAAATTTACGCAGAGTTCCTTGGTGGCAGCTTCACTTGCGATGCTCACCACGTGACAGAGCCTCACCCTGAAG GAACTGGAGTAGTGTCGTGTATAGAGAAGGCTTTAGCTCAATCTGGGGTCTCGAGAGAAGATGTTAACTACATCAATGCACACGCTACATCTACACAAGCGGGAGATCTAAAGGAGTACCAAGCCCTTATTCGTTGTTTCAAGCACAATCCAGAG TTAAAGGTGAACTCTACAAAATCAATGATCGGTCACCTATTAGGTGCTGCGGGTGCTGTTGAAGCTGTTGCAGTTGTGCAGGCGATAAGAAGAGGATGGGTTCATCCAAATGTGAATCTTGAAAATCCAGATGAATGTATG GACATGAATGTGCTGGTTGGTTCAAAGAAGGAAAAGTTGGAGATTAGAGTGGCGTTATCAAATTCATTTGGTTTTGGCGGACAAAATTCATCCATCTTATTTGCCCCTTATAAACATTAG
- the LOC124927691 gene encoding 20 kDa chaperonin, chloroplastic-like, with protein MAAIQLSASTISAKKLPSFEGLRPSAMTMASPLRPGSLPLRSFRGFVVKAATTVTPKYTTLKPLGDRVLVKIKTSEEKTVGGILLPTSAQSKPQGGEVVAVGEGRTIGANKVEVDLKTGIQVVYSKYAGTELEFNGSNHLILKEDDIVGILETDHDVKDLKPLNDRVLIRVAEAEQKTAGGLLLTDATKEKPSIGTVIAVGPGPLDEEGKRKPLSVSAGNTVLYSKYAGNDFKGGDGSDYIALRAADVMAVLS; from the exons ATGGCTGCTATTCAGCTCAGTGCGTCAACAATTTCAGCTAAGAAATTGCCGTCATTTGAAGGTCTTAGACCTTCAGCAATGACTATGGCTAGTCCTTTAAGGCCAGGAAGTCTACCTCTCAGGTCTTTCCGTGGATTTGTAGTAAAAGCTGCCACAACTGTTACTCCCAAG TACACTACATTGAAACCATTGGGGGATAGAGTGTTGGTTAAGATTAAGACATCGGAGGAGAAGACAGTTGGAGGAATCTTGCTCCCAACTTCAGCTCAGTCAAAACCTCAAGGAGGTGAAGTTGTCGCGGTTGGAGAGGGTAGGACTATCGGAGCGAACAAGGTGGAAGTCGATCTCAAG ACTGGGATCCAAGTTGTGTATTCGAAATATGCTGGGACAGAATTGGAGTTCAATGGATCAAACCATCTTATTCTGAAGGAGGATGATATAGTTGGAATTCTCGAAACAGATCATGATGTCAAGGATCTAAAGCCTTTAAACGATAGAGTTCTAATCAGG GTTGCTGAGGCCGAGCAAAAAACTGCTGGAGGATTGTTGCTTACAGATGCCACTAAGGAAAAGCCATCCATTGGCACG GTGATTGCTGTCGGTCCTGGCCCTCTAGATGAGGAAGGTAAAAGGAAGCCGTTATCTGTTTCAGCAGGGAACACTGTTCTTTACTCAAAGTATGCTGGAAATGACTTCAAGGGGGGAGATGGATCAGATTATATAGCTCTTAGGGCAGCTGATGTTATGGCTGTTCTATCTTAG
- the LOC124926217 gene encoding ankyrin repeat domain-containing protein 2B-like isoform X1 has protein sequence MASDSLKKDIHASSSSKDESSSVSADGQHSKLVSSSAETQSGPRRPSPAAAAAANPFDFSAMAGLLSDPSIRELAEQIAKDPSFNLMSEQLQKTFQGGSVEDGGSQFDSQQYYSTVQQVMQNPQFMTMAERLGNSLMQDPSMCRVFANLSNPNHKHQLEEQMARMKEDPSMKPILDEIEKGGPVAVMRYWNDKDILKKLGEGLGVAVSGETGTSSYAKARGHEDESIVHHTASVGDLEGLKKALASGANKNEVDSEGRTALHFACGYGEVKCAKVLLEAGAVVDALDKNKNSALHYASGYGKKDCVVLLLKNGAAVTLQNMDGKTPLDVANLNNQTEVLTLLEKDSP, from the exons ATGGCTTCAGATTCGCTCAAAAAGGATATCCATGCTTCTTCTTCTAGTAAGG ATGAAAGCAGCAGTGTATCAGCAGATGGTCAACATAGCAAACTTGTATCATCCTCCGCAGAGACACAATCAGGACCAAGAAGGCCATCACCTgcagctgctgctgctgcaaATCCTTTTGATTTCTCAGCTATGGCTGGTCTGCTCAGT GACCCAAGCATTAGGGAATTGGCTGAACAGATAGCAAAAGATCCTTCATTTAATCTTATGTCTGAGCAGCTGCAGAAGACGTTTCAGGGTGGATCGGTTGAAGATGGAGGTTCACAATTTGATTCTCAACAATACTACTCCACCGTGCAACAAGTTATGCAGAATCCTCAGTTCATGACTATGGCAGAGCGTCTTGGTAATTCGTTAATGCAG GACCCTTCTATGTGTAGAGTGTTTGCAAACTTATCCAATCCAAATCATAAACATCAGCTTGAAGAGCAAATGGCTCGTATGAAAGAAGATCCAAGCATGAAACCAATTTTGGATGAGATAGAGAAAGGAGGTCCTGTTGCAGTAATGAG GTACTGGAATGACAAAGACATTCTTAAGAAGCTAGGTGAAGGACTAGGTGTAGCAGTTTCAGGAGAGACTGGAACCTCCTCCTATGCTAAAGCACGAGGACACGAGGATGAATCAATTGTTCATCACACTGCTAGCGTTGGTGATCTGGAG GGATTGAAGAAGGCTTTGGCCTCGGGGGCGAACAAGAATGAAGTAGATTCTGAGGGAAGAACAGCATTGCATTTTGCATGTGGATATGGCGAG gtgaaatgtgccaaagTTCTTCTAGAAGCTGGAGCAGTTGTGGATGCTTTAGATAAGAACAAGAACAGCGCCCTTCATTATGCATCTGGTTACGGGAAGAAAGACTGCGTTGTTCTTCTTCTGAAAAATGGTGCTGCAGT CACACTTCAAAATATGGATGGGAAAACGCCACTAGATGTGGCGAATCTGAATAACCAGACAGAGGTATTGACTCTGCTGGAAAAGGACTCCCCCTAA
- the LOC124925419 gene encoding 3-oxoacyl-[acyl-carrier-protein] synthase II, chloroplastic-like isoform X2, with product MATASSVMCTWFVAACMSISTENDYNAFSNHSTMLHFSPSKRFNRWARKRRALSNFCISGSEFPKGLISSLCRSNIRGLMTSCLPFEPCDQYNNSKGIWGDRGFVGWSLFGFCDPVSRRKRRMHRAARSVAVEPTMDSSNKKKQRRVVVTGMGVETPLGSDPDVFYSNLLEGVSGISEIESFDCSQFPTRIAGEIKSFSTEGWVAPKLSRRMDKFMLYILTAGKKALEDGLLTKDAMDQIDKTRCGVLIGSAMGGMKVFNDGVEALRVSYRKMNPFCVPFATTNMGSAMLAIDLGWMGPNYSISTACATSNFCIVNAANHIIKGEVDMMLCGGSDAAIIPIGLGGFLACRALSQRNNDPTKASRPWDTSRDGFVMGEGCGVLLLEELEHAKKRGAKIYAEFLGGSFTCDAHHVTEPHPEGTGVVSCIEKALAQSGVSREDVNYINAHATSTQAGDLKEYQALIRCFKHNPELKVNSTKSMIGHLLGAAGAVEAVAVVQAIRRGWVHPNVNLENPDECMDMNVLVGSKKEKLEIRVALSNSFGFGGQNSSILFAPYKH from the exons ATGGCGACTGCTTCCTCTGTTATGTGCACATGGTTCGTCGCTGCTTGCATGTCCATTTCTACTGAGAATGACTACAACGCCTTTTCAAATCATTCCACGATGCTTCACTTTTCTCCATCTAAACGTTTCAACAGATGGGCTCGAAAGAGGAGGGCTTTATCCAACTTTTGCATTAGCGGCTCTGAATTCCCCAAAGGACTAATTTCTTCACTATGCAGATCGAATATTCGGGGTTTGATGACCTCTTGTTTGCCATTTGAACCATGTGATCAATATAACAACTCCAAAGGCATCTGGGGAGACCGTGGATTCGTTGGGTGGTCTCTTTTTGGATTTTGCGATCCTGTCAGTCGCAGGAAAAGGAGGATGCATCGAGCTGCTCGTTCGG TAGCTGTTGAACCTACAATGGACAGCTCGAATAAAAAGAAGCAAAGACGAGTAGTTGTGACAGGGATGGGCGTGGAGACTCCACTTGGGAGTGATCCAGATGTTTTCTATAGTAATCTGCTTGAAGGGGTCAGCGGGATTAGTGAGATTGAGTCTTTTGATTGTTCCCAATTTCCTACG AGAATTGCTGGAGAAATAAAGTCATTCTCAACAGAAGGATGGGTTGCTCCAAAACTATCAAGAAGAATGGATAAATTTATGCTTTATATTCTTACAGCAGGAAAGAAAGCATTAGAAGATGGTCTACTTACTAAAGATGCAATGGATCAGATAGATAAAACCAGATGCGGGGTTTTGATTGGCTCGGCCATGGGAGGCATGAAG GTTTTCAATGATGGTGTAGAAGCTTTAAGAGTATCTTACAGAAAGATGAATCCTTTTTGTGTACCTTTTGCTACAACCAACATGGGATCTGCTATGCTTGCCATTGATCTG GGTTGGATGGGTCCAAACTATTCGATATCCACAGCTTGTGCCACGAGCAATTTCTGTATTGTAAATGCTGCAAACCATATCATCAAAGGGGAAGTT GATATGATGCTATGTGGTGGTTCTGATGCTGCAATTATACCTATTG GATTGGGAGGTTTTCTGGCATGTAGAGCACTTTCTCAAAGGAACAATGACCCGACAAAAGCTTCACGCCCTTGGGACACT AGCCGTGATGGATTTGTCATGGGAGAAGGTTGTGGGGTTCTACTGTTGGAAGAGCTGGAGCATGCCAAG AAAAGAGGTGCAAAAATTTACGCAGAGTTCCTTGGTGGCAGCTTCACTTGCGATGCTCACCACGTGACAGAGCCTCACCCTGAAG GAACTGGAGTAGTGTCGTGTATAGAGAAGGCTTTAGCTCAATCTGGGGTCTCGAGAGAAGATGTTAACTACATCAATGCACACGCTACATCTACACAAGCGGGAGATCTAAAGGAGTACCAAGCCCTTATTCGTTGTTTCAAGCACAATCCAGAG TTAAAGGTGAACTCTACAAAATCAATGATCGGTCACCTATTAGGTGCTGCGGGTGCTGTTGAAGCTGTTGCAGTTGTGCAGGCGATAAGAAGAGGATGGGTTCATCCAAATGTGAATCTTGAAAATCCAGATGAATGTATG GACATGAATGTGCTGGTTGGTTCAAAGAAGGAAAAGTTGGAGATTAGAGTGGCGTTATCAAATTCATTTGGTTTTGGCGGACAAAATTCATCCATCTTATTTGCCCCTTATAAACATTAG
- the LOC124927378 gene encoding UDP-rhamnose/UDP-galactose transporter 2-like, which translates to MAEKDSSSSSSSSSSSVSDVGAWAMNVISSVSLIMANKQLMSAGGYGFTFATTLTGFHFTMTALIGLISKAAGYSESTHIPFFELLWFSLVANMSIAGMNFSLMLNSVGFYQISKLSMIPVVCVMEWILNGKHYTKQVKSAVVIVVAGVGVCTVTDVNVNGKGFFFALAAVLSTSFQQISIGSLQKKYSIGSFELLSKTAPIQAISLIVFGPFLDSFLTGRSIFNYRLSYGALMFILLSCLLAVFCNMSQYLCIGRFSAVSFQVLGHMKTVFILVLGWLLFDSELTMKNVVGVAVVVVGMVLYSWAVEAGKQDDALKTTAGKQNSLSEDDVKLLSERIEEDEDDDDHKVVKDIELGQSK; encoded by the exons ATGGCGGAGAaagattcatcttcttcttcatcatcttcatcgtcCTCTGTATCGGATGTCGGCGCTTGGGCGATGAACGTAATCAGCTCCGTCAGTCTTATAATGGCAAACAAACAACTCATGTCTGCCGGCGGCTATGGTTTCACTTTTG CCACAACATTAACGGGTTTCCACTTTACAATGACGGCCTTAATCGGACTGATTTCAAAAGCTGCCGGTTATTCCGAATCAACCCATATCCCCTTTTTTGAACTTTTATGGTTCTCTTTAGTCGCCAATATGTCAATTGCAGGAATGAATTTCAGTCTCATGCTTAACTCAGTTGGGTTTTATCAG ATTTCAAAATTGAGCATGATTCCTGTGGTTTGCGTAATGGAATGGATCCTTAACGGTAAACATTACACTAAACAAGTCAAATCAGCCGTCGTTATCGTCGTCGCCGGCGTCGGCGTTTGCACTGTAACTGATGTCAACGTTAATGGAAAAGGTTTCTTCTTCGCCCTTGCCGCCGTTCTCTCCACTTCATTTCAACAGATC TCAATTGGATCTTTACAGAAGAAATACTCGATCGGATCATTTGAATTGCTAAGCAAAACAGCACCAATACAAGCCATTTCTCTCATCGTTTTCGGTCCATTCCTTGATTCATTCCTGACGGGTCGATCTATATTCAACTATCGTCTCTCTTATGGAGCTCTC ATGTTCATTCTGCTGTCGTGTTTGTTAGCGGTATTCTGCAATATGAGTCAGTATCTGTGTATAGGTCGTTTCTCGGCGGTTTCATTTCAGGTTTTAGGGCATATGAAAACAGTGTTTATTCTTGTATTGGGTTGGTTACTTTTTGATTCGGAATTGACGATGAAGAATGTTGTTGGAGTGGCGGTGGTAGTTGTCGGAATGGTATTGTATAGTTGGGCTGTAGAGGCCGGAAAACAAGATGATGCTCTGAAAACCACCGCCGGCAAACAAAACAGCTTATCGGAAGATGATGTAAAGCTGTTGAGCGAGAGGATCGAGGAGGacgaagatgatgatgatcataaGGTAGTTAAAGATATTGAGCTTGGCCAATCCAAATAG
- the LOC124925920 gene encoding FCS-Like Zinc finger 14-like, giving the protein MATQKPMPTSPRSPLDMKIQPTKRLPMKKNYDLHGVGLGIVAALDKSGQIPATKPLFLQNIWRSDPIPVNKNYFTTNPNKKMTTFHFDYSSSSSSSEEEEDDDEEDEEYTYVTRRNGPNNLCSTRVYCDGIEQKKKKPKSSEKKSVFCSIFDISPARYSDDSQPASDFLRLCNLCKKKLHGKDIYIYRGEKGFCSPECRHKQIVMDEKRDQVVVDVIKKTSRTSSSSSAYSNLQIILSPEIFAT; this is encoded by the exons ATGGCGACTCAAAAACCTATGCCCACTAGCCCTAGGAGTCCTTTGGACATGAAAATCCAACCTACAAAACGCCTACCCATGAAGAAGAATTACGATTTACATGGCGTCGGTTTAGGAATTGTCGCCGCCCTAGACAAATCCGGCCAGATTCCGGCCACAAAACCTCTGTTTCTTCAAAACATATGGCGATCCGATCCAATCCCAGTTAACAAAAACTATTTTACAAcaaacccaaataaaaaaatgacaacttttcattttgactattcatcttcttcgtcttcatcggaggaagaagaagatgacgaTGAAGAAGACGAAGAGTACACTTACGTTACTCGTCGTAATGGACCAAACAATCTATGTAGCACAAGAGTTTACTGCGATGGGATtgaacagaagaagaagaaacccaAATCATCGGAAAAGAAATCTGTTTTCTGCAGCATATTTGACATTTCTCCGGCGAGATATTCCGATGATTCTCAACCGGCGTCTGATTTCCTACGTTTGTGTAATCTATGCAAGAAGAAACTTCACGGCAAAGATATATACATTTACAG GGGAGAAAAAGGGTTTTGTAGTCCAGAGTGCAGACATAAACAGATTGTGATGGACGAGAAAAGAGATCAAGTAGTTGTTGATGTTATTAAGAAAACATcaagaacatcatcatcatcatcggcTTATTCAAATCTTCAGATTATCTTATCTCCTGAAATTTTTGCTACTTGA
- the LOC124925419 gene encoding 3-oxoacyl-[acyl-carrier-protein] synthase II, chloroplastic-like isoform X3 — protein MATASSVMCTWFVAACMSISTENDYNAFSNHSTMLHFSPSKRFNRWARKRRALSNFCISGSEFPKGLISSLCRSNIRGLMTSCLPFEPCDQYNNSKGIWGDRGFVGWSLFGFCDPVSRRKRRMHRAARSAVEPTMDSSNKKKQRRVVVTGMGVETPLGSDPDVFYSNLLEGVSGISEIESFDCSQFPTRIAGEIKSFSTEGWVAPKLSRRMDKFMLYILTAGKKALEDGLLTKDAMDQIDKTRCGVLIGSAMGGMKVFNDGVEALRVSYRKMNPFCVPFATTNMGSAMLAIDLGWMGPNYSISTACATSNFCIVNAANHIIKGEVDMMLCGGSDAAIIPIGLGGFLACRALSQRNNDPTKASRPWDTSRDGFVMGEGCGVLLLEELEHAKKRGAKIYAEFLGGSFTCDAHHVTEPHPEGTGVVSCIEKALAQSGVSREDVNYINAHATSTQAGDLKEYQALIRCFKHNPELKVNSTKSMIGHLLGAAGAVEAVAVVQAIRRGWVHPNVNLENPDECMDMNVLVGSKKEKLEIRVALSNSFGFGGQNSSILFAPYKH, from the exons ATGGCGACTGCTTCCTCTGTTATGTGCACATGGTTCGTCGCTGCTTGCATGTCCATTTCTACTGAGAATGACTACAACGCCTTTTCAAATCATTCCACGATGCTTCACTTTTCTCCATCTAAACGTTTCAACAGATGGGCTCGAAAGAGGAGGGCTTTATCCAACTTTTGCATTAGCGGCTCTGAATTCCCCAAAGGACTAATTTCTTCACTATGCAGATCGAATATTCGGGGTTTGATGACCTCTTGTTTGCCATTTGAACCATGTGATCAATATAACAACTCCAAAGGCATCTGGGGAGACCGTGGATTCGTTGGGTGGTCTCTTTTTGGATTTTGCGATCCTGTCAGTCGCAGGAAAAGGAGGATGCATCGAGCTGCTCGTTCGG CTGTTGAACCTACAATGGACAGCTCGAATAAAAAGAAGCAAAGACGAGTAGTTGTGACAGGGATGGGCGTGGAGACTCCACTTGGGAGTGATCCAGATGTTTTCTATAGTAATCTGCTTGAAGGGGTCAGCGGGATTAGTGAGATTGAGTCTTTTGATTGTTCCCAATTTCCTACG AGAATTGCTGGAGAAATAAAGTCATTCTCAACAGAAGGATGGGTTGCTCCAAAACTATCAAGAAGAATGGATAAATTTATGCTTTATATTCTTACAGCAGGAAAGAAAGCATTAGAAGATGGTCTACTTACTAAAGATGCAATGGATCAGATAGATAAAACCAGATGCGGGGTTTTGATTGGCTCGGCCATGGGAGGCATGAAG GTTTTCAATGATGGTGTAGAAGCTTTAAGAGTATCTTACAGAAAGATGAATCCTTTTTGTGTACCTTTTGCTACAACCAACATGGGATCTGCTATGCTTGCCATTGATCTG GGTTGGATGGGTCCAAACTATTCGATATCCACAGCTTGTGCCACGAGCAATTTCTGTATTGTAAATGCTGCAAACCATATCATCAAAGGGGAAGTT GATATGATGCTATGTGGTGGTTCTGATGCTGCAATTATACCTATTG GATTGGGAGGTTTTCTGGCATGTAGAGCACTTTCTCAAAGGAACAATGACCCGACAAAAGCTTCACGCCCTTGGGACACT AGCCGTGATGGATTTGTCATGGGAGAAGGTTGTGGGGTTCTACTGTTGGAAGAGCTGGAGCATGCCAAG AAAAGAGGTGCAAAAATTTACGCAGAGTTCCTTGGTGGCAGCTTCACTTGCGATGCTCACCACGTGACAGAGCCTCACCCTGAAG GAACTGGAGTAGTGTCGTGTATAGAGAAGGCTTTAGCTCAATCTGGGGTCTCGAGAGAAGATGTTAACTACATCAATGCACACGCTACATCTACACAAGCGGGAGATCTAAAGGAGTACCAAGCCCTTATTCGTTGTTTCAAGCACAATCCAGAG TTAAAGGTGAACTCTACAAAATCAATGATCGGTCACCTATTAGGTGCTGCGGGTGCTGTTGAAGCTGTTGCAGTTGTGCAGGCGATAAGAAGAGGATGGGTTCATCCAAATGTGAATCTTGAAAATCCAGATGAATGTATG GACATGAATGTGCTGGTTGGTTCAAAGAAGGAAAAGTTGGAGATTAGAGTGGCGTTATCAAATTCATTTGGTTTTGGCGGACAAAATTCATCCATCTTATTTGCCCCTTATAAACATTAG